One Primulina huaijiensis isolate GDHJ02 chromosome 8, ASM1229523v2, whole genome shotgun sequence genomic region harbors:
- the LOC140983481 gene encoding uncharacterized protein isoform X2 — MSYYMFIKSLNNIQKMSKMVKKRSKGSIDEIQENISNRLSRMDSNNSVNLSHDLDGKEPIDDEKIDKKKGRGASKLKMVSGQDKCKELERNEFGQLVGDNSVKYASFLGCMIKKFVPYTLDGWNDISEEVKDRMWSCLQDKSERFRTMRKKQDHIHTMSRRGYARLTHVMEKRSPADTKITRSQVWIEGHEKKMGSLVLKLLDRK, encoded by the exons ATGTCATATTACATGTTTATCAAGTCATTAAATAACATTCAAAAGATGAGCAAAATGGTCAAAAAACGTAGCAAAGGATCTATAGATGAAATTCAG GAAAATATATCTAATAGGTTATCGAGAATGGATTCTAACAATTCAGTTAATTTATCACATGATTTGGATGGCAAAGAACCAATTGATGATGAGAAAATAGATAAGAAAAAAGGACGGGGTGCATCAAAGTTGAAAATGGTTAGTGGCCAAGACAAGTGTAAAGAGCTGGAGCGTAATGAGTTTGGACAGCTGGTTGGAGATAATTCAGTGAAGTATGCTTCTTTCCTAGGTtgcatgataaaaaaatttgtgcctTATACATTAGATGGATGGAATGACATAAGCGAAGAAGTGAAGGATAGGATGTGGAGCTGTCTTCAG GACAAGAGTGAAAGATTTAGGACGATGAGGAAAAAACAAGATCACATTCACACAATGAGCCGGAGAGGTTATGCTCGTTTGACTCACGTTatg GAGAAGAGAAGCCCGGCAGACACAAAAATTACGAGATCGCAAGTTTGGATTGAAGGTCACGAGAAAAAAATGGGGAGCCTAGTACTCAAGCTGTTGGATAGAAAAtg A
- the LOC140983481 gene encoding uncharacterized protein isoform X1: MSYYMFIKSLNNIQKMSKMVKKRSKGSIDEIQENISNRLSRMDSNNSVNLSHDLDGKEPIDDEKIDKKKGRGASKLKMVSGQDKCKELERNEFGQLVGDNSVKYASFLGCMIKKFVPYTLDGWNDISEEVKDRMWSCLQDKSERFRTMRKKQDHIHTMSRRGYARLTHVMEKRSPADTKITRSQVWIEGHEKKMGSLVLKLLDRK; the protein is encoded by the exons ATGTCATATTACATGTTTATCAAGTCATTAAATAACATTCAAAAGATGAGCAAAATGGTCAAAAAACGTAGCAAAGGATCTATAGATGAAATTCAG GAAAATATATCTAATAGGTTATCGAGAATGGATTCTAACAATTCAGTTAATTTATCACATGATTTGGATGGCAAAGAACCAATTGATGATGAGAAAATAGATAAGAAAAAAGGACGGGGTGCATCAAAGTTGAAAATGGTTAGTGGCCAAGACAAGTGTAAAGAGCTGGAGCGTAATGAGTTTGGACAGCTGGTTGGAGATAATTCAGTGAAGTATGCTTCTTTCCTAGGTtgcatgataaaaaaatttgtgcctTATACATTAGATGGATGGAATGACATAAGCGAAGAAGTGAAGGATAGGATGTGGAGCTGTCTTCAG GACAAGAGTGAAAGATTTAGGACGATGAGGAAAAAACAAGATCACATTCACACAATGAGCCGGAGAGGTTATGCTCGTTTGACTCACGTTatg GAGAAGAGAAGCCCGGCAGACACAAAAATTACGAGATCGCAAGTTTGGATTGAAGGTCACGAGAAAAAAATGGGGAGCCTAGTACTCAAGCTGTTGGATAGAAAAtg a
- the LOC140983481 gene encoding uncharacterized protein isoform X3: MSYYMFIKSLNNIQKMSKMVKKRSKGSIDEIQENISNRLSRMDSNNSVNLSHDLDGKEPIDDEKIDKKKGRGASKLKMVSGQDKCKELERNEFGQLVGDNSVKYASFLGCMIKKFVPYTLDGWNDISEEVKDRMWSCLQDKSERFRTMRKKQDHIHTMSRRGEEKPGRHKNYEIASLD, translated from the exons ATGTCATATTACATGTTTATCAAGTCATTAAATAACATTCAAAAGATGAGCAAAATGGTCAAAAAACGTAGCAAAGGATCTATAGATGAAATTCAG GAAAATATATCTAATAGGTTATCGAGAATGGATTCTAACAATTCAGTTAATTTATCACATGATTTGGATGGCAAAGAACCAATTGATGATGAGAAAATAGATAAGAAAAAAGGACGGGGTGCATCAAAGTTGAAAATGGTTAGTGGCCAAGACAAGTGTAAAGAGCTGGAGCGTAATGAGTTTGGACAGCTGGTTGGAGATAATTCAGTGAAGTATGCTTCTTTCCTAGGTtgcatgataaaaaaatttgtgcctTATACATTAGATGGATGGAATGACATAAGCGAAGAAGTGAAGGATAGGATGTGGAGCTGTCTTCAG GACAAGAGTGAAAGATTTAGGACGATGAGGAAAAAACAAGATCACATTCACACAATGAGCCGGAGAG GAGAAGAGAAGCCCGGCAGACACAAAAATTACGAGATCGCAAGTTTGGATTGA
- the LOC140983481 gene encoding uncharacterized protein isoform X5, translating into MSYYMFIKSLNNIQKMSKMVKKRSKGSIDEIQENISNRLSRMDSNNSVNLSHDLDGKEPIDDEKIDKKKGRGASKLKMVSGQDKCKELERNEFGQLVGDNSVKYASFLGCMIKKFVPYTLDGWNDISEEVKDRMWSCLQEILIANTCTRS; encoded by the exons ATGTCATATTACATGTTTATCAAGTCATTAAATAACATTCAAAAGATGAGCAAAATGGTCAAAAAACGTAGCAAAGGATCTATAGATGAAATTCAG GAAAATATATCTAATAGGTTATCGAGAATGGATTCTAACAATTCAGTTAATTTATCACATGATTTGGATGGCAAAGAACCAATTGATGATGAGAAAATAGATAAGAAAAAAGGACGGGGTGCATCAAAGTTGAAAATGGTTAGTGGCCAAGACAAGTGTAAAGAGCTGGAGCGTAATGAGTTTGGACAGCTGGTTGGAGATAATTCAGTGAAGTATGCTTCTTTCCTAGGTtgcatgataaaaaaatttgtgcctTATACATTAGATGGATGGAATGACATAAGCGAAGAAGTGAAGGATAGGATGTGGAGCTGTCTTCAG GAAATCCTAATTGCAAATACTTGTACGAGAAGCTAA
- the LOC140983481 gene encoding uncharacterized protein isoform X4, whose product MSYYMFIKSLNNIQKMSKMVKKRSKGSIDEIQENISNRLSRMDSNNSVNLSHDLDGKEPIDDEKIDKKKGRGASKLKMVSGQDKCKELERNEFGQLVGDNSVKYASFLGCMIKKFVPYTLDGWNDISEEVKDRMWSCLQLTYKVEDCEKKSICRKLAKLWCDRKS is encoded by the exons ATGTCATATTACATGTTTATCAAGTCATTAAATAACATTCAAAAGATGAGCAAAATGGTCAAAAAACGTAGCAAAGGATCTATAGATGAAATTCAG GAAAATATATCTAATAGGTTATCGAGAATGGATTCTAACAATTCAGTTAATTTATCACATGATTTGGATGGCAAAGAACCAATTGATGATGAGAAAATAGATAAGAAAAAAGGACGGGGTGCATCAAAGTTGAAAATGGTTAGTGGCCAAGACAAGTGTAAAGAGCTGGAGCGTAATGAGTTTGGACAGCTGGTTGGAGATAATTCAGTGAAGTATGCTTCTTTCCTAGGTtgcatgataaaaaaatttgtgcctTATACATTAGATGGATGGAATGACATAAGCGAAGAAGTGAAGGATAGGATGTGGAGCTGTCTTCAG CTGACTTACAAAGTTGAGGATTGTGAAAAGAAATCAATTTGTCGAAAGTTGGCTAAATTGTGGTGCGATAGGAAATCCTAA